From Brassica oleracea var. oleracea cultivar TO1000 chromosome C3, BOL, whole genome shotgun sequence, a single genomic window includes:
- the LOC106330230 gene encoding uncharacterized protein LOC106330230 produces the protein MGNVFPWISWHLWTTRNKLIFDSRSTTPHEVVVQSICAMRDWESSQSSLPSAALKQLPPTPPPIIPTATIFCNTDAAWKSDFNSAGLAWIFSDQSGLEIASSSSAQDHVASPCMAEAIAIRDALLHAASLNYSHICLRTDSQVIAQAINRRSSTMKLYGYQTLTPLSFQPLRLLFFASLFSFPVRPMGLQTS, from the coding sequence ATGGGTAATGTATTCCCTTGGATCTCTTGGCATCTCTGGACCACGAGGAACAAACTCATCTTTGATTCCAGATCTACTACTCCACATGAAGTTGTGGTACAATCGATCTGCGCCATGAGAGATTGGGAATCATCCCAATCATCTCTCCCCTCTGCTGCCCTCAAACAGTTACCACCGACGCCACCGCCGATTATTCCGACAGCTACAATCTTCTGCAACACGGACGCGGCTTGGAAATCGGACTTCAACTCGGCTGGTCTCGCCTGGATCTTCTCTGATCAATCAGGCCTGGAGATTGCTAGCTCTTCATCAGCACAAGATCATGTCGCCTCCCCATGCATGGCTGAAGCCATCGCAATCCGAGATGCCCTACTCCACGCGGCTTCTCTCAACTACTCCCACATCTGTCTGAGAACAGATTCTCAAGTGATTGCCCAAGCAATCAACAGGAGATCATCGACGATGAAACTCTACGGCTATCAGACATTGACTCCCTTATCTTTTCAACCTCTTCGCCTTTTGTTTTTTGCTTCGTTGTTTTCATTCCCCGTACGGCCAATGGGCCTGCAGACCAGCTAG